The Thermus albus genomic sequence TCGCCCACCTCCCCCAGGGGGAGTTCGTGCCCTTCCTCGTCCACCACCTTGGCGTCCACGCTGGGGAAGGGCATGCCGATGGAGCCCTTTTTGATCTCCCCCAGGACGGGATTGGAGTGGGTCACGGGGCTGGCTTCGGATAGGCCATACCCCTCTATGAGCCGGGCCCCGGTGATCTCCTCAAAGCGCTTGGCCACCTCCACGGGTAAGGGGGCAGCCCCGGAGAGGCAGATGCGGATGCTCTTCACGTTTCTCTTCTCAATCCCCGGGAAGTTGTTGAAGGCCACGTACAGGGTAGGTACCCCAGGGAAATGGGTAACCCCATGCTTCTCTATGGCCTCCACGATGGCGTGGATCTCTGGCCTTGGGAGGAGGACGATCTTGTATCCGGAGTAGATGCCGTAGTTCATGGCCACGGTCATGCCGTAGACGTGGAAGAAGGGCAGGGCCCCCAGCATTACCCCTTGGCCACGAAGGTCCTTAGAGGTGGGGTCCCAAGCGTCTATCTGCAAGACGTTGGCCACCAGGTTCTTGTGGGTGAGCATGGCCCCCTTGGAGATGCCCGTGGTGCCCCCGGTGTACTGCAAGAGGGCCAGCTCCTCGGGATCCGCCGGGTGGGGGGTGGCGGGAGGGTGCTTGAGCAGATGGGTAAAGGCGTGGAAGCCTTGGCGCTTGGGGTAGCCTAGGGGAAGCTTGTCCTTCTTGGCCTTTAGGGGGTAGAGGAGGTTTTTGGGGAAGGGGAGGAAGTCCTTGATACCCGTAACCACAGTGCGCTTCACCGGGGTTTCCCCCTCCACCTCCAGGAAGCGGGGCAGGAGATGGTCTAGGATGATGAGGGTTTCCGCACCCGAGTCCTTTAGCTGGTGCCTCAGCTCCCTGGGGGTATAGAGGGGGTTTACGTTGACGCCCACCCCCCCGGCCAAAAGGGTGCCGTAGAAGGCGATGACGAACTGGGGGGAGTTGGGCAGCATGATGGCCACCCGGTCCCCGGGCTTAACCCCTAAGGCCGTTAGCCCTGCGGCAAAACGTCGGGACTTATCCCATAGCTCGGCGTAGGTAAGGGTTTTCCCCAAAAACTCTAAGGCGGTGTTTTGTGGGTAGCGATGGGCGCTTTCTTCCAGAAAGCGCCAAAGGGGTATGGGCGGTACCTCCACCTCGGGGGGTACACCGGGGTCATAGTGGGCAAGCCAAGGTTTGGAGCGGGTTTGGTCCATACCTTACCTCCTTCACCCCGAGCTTACCAAGAACCTTATACCGCGTTCAAGACGGTGGTGGGGTGTAGCATGAGTAAGGAGGTTTTCCTATGCGCTTCCGCGACCGCAGGCATGCCGGTGCGCTCCTTTCGGAGGCCCTAAGGCCCTTGGGATTGGAACGCCCTGTGGTGCTGGGCATCCCTCGAGGCGGGGTGGTGGTGGCCGATGAGGTGGCCCGGGGCTTGGGTGGGGAGCTGGATGTGGTCTTGGTGCGCAAAGTGGGGGCTCCGGGGAATCCGGAGTTCGCCTTGGGGGCGGTGGGGGAGAAGGGAGGCTTGGTCTTGAAATCCTATGCCTCGCAGTACGCCGACCAAAGCTACCTGGAGCGGGAGGCGGCCCGGCAGAGGGACGTGATTCGCAAGCGGTCCGAGCGCTACCGGAAGGTGCGGGCTAAAGTACCTCTTGCGGGCCGGGATGTGGTGCTGGTGGATGACGGCATCGCCACCGGCTCCACCATGGAGGCGGCTTTAGCCGTGGTCCTCTCGGAGAAGCCCCGCCGGGTGGTGGTGGCGGTGCCGGTGGCCAGCCCCGATGCGGTGGAGAGGTTGAAGGATCAGGCCGAGGTGGTGGCGCTCTCTACCCCAGCGGACTTTGCCGCCGTGGGGGCTTACTACATGGATTTTGGCGAGGTTACCGATGAGGAAGTGGAGGCGCTTTTGCTACAATGGTCCGCATGAGGCCTGTGGTGAAGCAGGCGGCCAGCGTGGAGGCACGGCCGGTGGAAAGGGGGCAGAAGGCCTTTATCCAGGTGCTCATCGGCCCTGAGGACGGGGCGCCCCACTTCATCACCCGCAAGTTCACCATTCTGCCGGGAGGAAGGATTCCCAAGCACAAGCACCCCAGCATTGAGCACGAGCAGTACGTGCTCTCTGGGCGCATGAAGGTGCTTTTGGGGGACGAGGTGAGGGAGGTGGGGGCCGGGCAGGCGGTCTACATCCCCCCGGATACGCCCCATGCCTATGTGAACGAGGGGGATGAGCCGGTGGAGTTCCTCTGCGTCATCCCCAAGACCAACGCCTACGCCACCGAGTGGCTGGAGGACTAGGGTTTATGGGGTCCCCGCTGAGGCGTTTAGCCCCAGCGGGGTTGGTTAGGCCCGGACCTCCTGGCGCTGGAAGCTCACGTAGGCCAGGGTGAAAAGGAGGATGACCAAGGACACGAGGCCGGTGAGCTGGGGCCAGACGAGGAGGAGGCTTTGGGAGAGGGGAAGGGGGGTTCCTAACACCGCTCCCTCCAGCTGGGTGATGAGGATGGGGCCCAGGGAACGCACCGCGGGATTGAGCACGGCGGTTAGGGTTTCCGCATACAGGGTGTTGGGGGAAAGCCGGGAGATCCAAAGGGCCAGGTTGGCCTGCTTCAGCTGGCTTTCCGGGTCAAAGGGGTCGGCTTGGAGGAGAAGGGCACCCGCTGCCAGGTCCGTGAGGATGGGGAAGAAGACCGCGAAGAAGAGCCAGACGCCAATGGCCGCTAAGGCGGCGGTGGCCGGCTGGCGGAACAGCACGGAGAAGAGAAGGCCTAGGGCTAACCAGAAGCCCGCATAGGCCAAGGTGGCCAGGAGGAAGAGAAAGGCCCGCCCCATCTCCTCGCCTCCAGGAGGCACCCCTAGGGTGAAGAGGCCCAGGCCCACCACCAGGAGGAAAAGGGCGAGAAGGAGCACGGCTAAGGTGCCAAGCCCAGCCAAGAACTTGCCGAAAAGAAGGGCATCCCGGTAGATGGGCTGGGAAAGGATGCGGGAAAGCGTCCCCCTGGCGTACTCCCCGTTCACCGCATCAAAGGCCAGGGCGATGGCGGCTAAGGGCACGAAGAAGGAGAGGAAGCCCACGAAGGAGGGCAAGGGGTCTTGGGCGGTGGTGAGGAGTTTGAGGTACAGGTAAGGGTCTTCCCCCACGGTCTGGCGCAGGGTTTGGGTACCCGTGTAAACCGCCGCCAGGGCTGAGAGAAGGATCAGCCCTTCCAGAATGCGCATGCGGATCCCCGTGAGGTGGTCGGCCATCTCCTTGAAGAAGACCGCCCAAAGCCCGGTCCAGGGGGAACCTTCACGCCGCATGGGCCACCTCCTTGAAGTAGTGGGCGTAGACTTCGTCCAGGCTGGGACGGCGAAGGGCCAAGCCCAGGAGCTGACCGTGCTCCACGGCCATGCGGGCCAGTTCGGGACGCAGGTCACGGCTCGCCAGGATGCGGTACCGCCCTCCTTCCGCTTCCACTCGGCCCACGCCCTCTAAGGTTCGCAGGGATTCCTCGAGGCCGGGGCTGGCCTCCACCAGGATTTCGTACCCACCCCCCAAAACCCTTTGCGCCAGTTCCTCCACGGTCCCAAGGAGGGCCAGGCGGCCCTTGTGGAAAAGCCCCACCCGGTCGCAGACCTCCTGCACCTGGTGCAGGAGGTGGCTGGAGAGGAGGGTGGTGATCCCCTCGGCCTTCAAGCCCTTGATGAGCTCCAAAAACTCCCGGGCAGCCTCGGGGTCCAAGCCTAGGGTAGGCTCGTCCAGGATGGCCACCTTGGGGCGTTTGAGGAGGACCTCGGCGAGGCCGAGCCGCTGCCGCATTCCTCGGCTAAACGCCGAAACCCGCCGGTCCCGCACCTCCCATAGCCCCATGCGCTTTAGGACCTCCTCAATGCGGGCCTTAGCTTCCTCTTCAGGCAGGCCAAGGAGCCTGGTGGTGTAGCGCAGGTTCTCCCAGGCGGTGAGCTCCCCGTAAAACCCCACCTGGTCGGGTAGATAGCCCACCCGGCTTTTCACCTTTAAGGGCTCCCGCATGGGGTCCAGGCCCAGGACCCGGGCCTCGCCCTTGGTGGGCTCGGTGAGGCCGAGGAGCATGAGGATGGTGGTGGTCTTCCCCGAGCCGTTGGGGCCCAGGAGGCCAAAGACCTCCCCCTCCTTCACCTCCAGGTTCAGGTCCTCCACGGCCACCACCCGGCCGTAGTGCTTGGTGAGGCCATGGGTTTCTATGACCGCCATGCTACCTCCGGCCGAAACGGTTCACGGCAAAGGCCAGGACCAAAAGGGCCACGGCCATGATGCCCACCCCCACCAGGCCCCAGAGGCTGGAGCGCACCACCGTGGCCCGGTAGTCCAGGCTTTCGGAAAGGCCGTCGGCTCCGGAAAGCCTTAGGGTGACCATGTAGTCCCCGGTCACCGCCTTGGGGGAGGGCTTGATGCGGGCGGTCACCTCCTGCTCCTGGCCGGGCTCTAGGGCGTCCAGCTTGTCGGGCTCAAACTTCACCTCCCAGCCCGAAGGCTCAAAGGCGCTGAAGGAAAGGTCCTTGGCGGGGGCGCTCCCCTCGTTTTTCAAGAGGAGCTTCACCGGGTTTTCCCGCCCCGCCACCACCTGGCCGGAAAGCCGCCCCTCCTTGGTGTTGAAGCGCACCTGGGGCCGGCCCGTGACCTCCAGGGTCAGCCCCAGCTCCGCCTTGGCCTCCCCGGCCACGGCCCTCAGGGTGAGGCCATAGGTGTCGGCCTTGGTGTCCTTGGGCAGGGACACCTCCACGTCCAGGTCCTTGCTCTCCCCCGCCTTGATGGGGAGGCTGGTCACCTGCTGGCCGGAGAAGGCGGGGGTGAAGGTCACCTGCCAACCCTTGGGGGCCTCGTACTCCAAGGAGACCAGGAGGTCGCGGTCGGATTCGTTTTTCAGGGTCACCCGGTAGCGGAAGGAGCTGGTGGGGGGGCCTTTAAGGATGGGGAGCTCCGCCTCGAGGCTAAGCCGCTGCGGCAGGCCCTCGCCCACCACGAGGCCGATGGGGAGGGTGGCCACCTGGCCCAGCCCCTCGGCCCGCACCAGGAAGCGGTAGGTGCCGGGCTTCACCTCCTTGGGGGGCTGGAGGCGAAGGGTAAGGGTGGCCTCGCCATCGGGGGCCAGGTAAACCGCCCGCACCAGGCGGCCCCCACCGATGAGGCTGGCCTGCCAGCCCTGCGGGGCCTCGGCCACCTGAACCCGGACCACCCCGGGGGGAAGGCCATGGTTTTTGAGGGTTAGGGTGAGGTTCACGCTTTCCCCGGGCTGAACCCCGATCTCCGGATAGGGGGTACCCAGGGATAGGCCGCGATAACCTTGCGCCAAAACCGCACTTAGCGCCAGTAGGCCCAGCGTCAACAGTTTACGCACCATACCCAAGCCTCCACTACAAGGCTAGGGGGCAAGGATGAGGGCGAAATGAAACCCCCGGTCCGGGGGAGG encodes the following:
- a CDS encoding phosphoribosyltransferase, producing the protein MRFRDRRHAGALLSEALRPLGLERPVVLGIPRGGVVVADEVARGLGGELDVVLVRKVGAPGNPEFALGAVGEKGGLVLKSYASQYADQSYLEREAARQRDVIRKRSERYRKVRAKVPLAGRDVVLVDDGIATGSTMEAALAVVLSEKPRRVVVAVPVASPDAVERLKDQAEVVALSTPADFAAVGAYYMDFGEVTDEEVEALLLQWSA
- a CDS encoding NEW3 domain-containing protein codes for the protein MVRKLLTLGLLALSAVLAQGYRGLSLGTPYPEIGVQPGESVNLTLTLKNHGLPPGVVRVQVAEAPQGWQASLIGGGRLVRAVYLAPDGEATLTLRLQPPKEVKPGTYRFLVRAEGLGQVATLPIGLVVGEGLPQRLSLEAELPILKGPPTSSFRYRVTLKNESDRDLLVSLEYEAPKGWQVTFTPAFSGQQVTSLPIKAGESKDLDVEVSLPKDTKADTYGLTLRAVAGEAKAELGLTLEVTGRPQVRFNTKEGRLSGQVVAGRENPVKLLLKNEGSAPAKDLSFSAFEPSGWEVKFEPDKLDALEPGQEQEVTARIKPSPKAVTGDYMVTLRLSGADGLSESLDYRATVVRSSLWGLVGVGIMAVALLVLAFAVNRFGRR
- a CDS encoding cupin domain-containing protein; amino-acid sequence: MRPVVKQAASVEARPVERGQKAFIQVLIGPEDGAPHFITRKFTILPGGRIPKHKHPSIEHEQYVLSGRMKVLLGDEVREVGAGQAVYIPPDTPHAYVNEGDEPVEFLCVIPKTNAYATEWLED
- a CDS encoding AMP-binding protein → MDQTRSKPWLAHYDPGVPPEVEVPPIPLWRFLEESAHRYPQNTALEFLGKTLTYAELWDKSRRFAAGLTALGVKPGDRVAIMLPNSPQFVIAFYGTLLAGGVGVNVNPLYTPRELRHQLKDSGAETLIILDHLLPRFLEVEGETPVKRTVVTGIKDFLPFPKNLLYPLKAKKDKLPLGYPKRQGFHAFTHLLKHPPATPHPADPEELALLQYTGGTTGISKGAMLTHKNLVANVLQIDAWDPTSKDLRGQGVMLGALPFFHVYGMTVAMNYGIYSGYKIVLLPRPEIHAIVEAIEKHGVTHFPGVPTLYVAFNNFPGIEKRNVKSIRICLSGAAPLPVEVAKRFEEITGARLIEGYGLSEASPVTHSNPVLGEIKKGSIGMPFPSVDAKVVDEEGHELPLGEVG
- a CDS encoding ABC transporter ATP-binding protein gives rise to the protein MAVIETHGLTKHYGRVVAVEDLNLEVKEGEVFGLLGPNGSGKTTTILMLLGLTEPTKGEARVLGLDPMREPLKVKSRVGYLPDQVGFYGELTAWENLRYTTRLLGLPEEEAKARIEEVLKRMGLWEVRDRRVSAFSRGMRQRLGLAEVLLKRPKVAILDEPTLGLDPEAAREFLELIKGLKAEGITTLLSSHLLHQVQEVCDRVGLFHKGRLALLGTVEELAQRVLGGGYEILVEASPGLEESLRTLEGVGRVEAEGGRYRILASRDLRPELARMAVEHGQLLGLALRRPSLDEVYAHYFKEVAHAA
- a CDS encoding ABC transporter permease; amino-acid sequence: MRREGSPWTGLWAVFFKEMADHLTGIRMRILEGLILLSALAAVYTGTQTLRQTVGEDPYLYLKLLTTAQDPLPSFVGFLSFFVPLAAIALAFDAVNGEYARGTLSRILSQPIYRDALLFGKFLAGLGTLAVLLLALFLLVVGLGLFTLGVPPGGEEMGRAFLFLLATLAYAGFWLALGLLFSVLFRQPATAALAAIGVWLFFAVFFPILTDLAAGALLLQADPFDPESQLKQANLALWISRLSPNTLYAETLTAVLNPAVRSLGPILITQLEGAVLGTPLPLSQSLLLVWPQLTGLVSLVILLFTLAYVSFQRQEVRA